CGACGGCACCGCCGAACGGGCTGCTGCGCTGGCACAAGCGGACGATCAGGTCCTGCTGATCAATTTCTCCCGCAACTTCGGCAAGGAGCCCGCGCTGTTTGCCGGTCTGGAATATGCCACCGGTGATGCCGTGATCCCGATGGACGTCGACCTGCAAGACCCCATCTGTGTCATCCCGAAACTGGTCGAACAATGGCAGAAAGGCGCGGATGTGGTGTTGGCCAAACGCAAGGACCGCCACACCGACAGCTATCTCAAACGCCACAGTGCCTCGTTGTTCTACCACCTGCTCAATCGCATTTCCTACACCCGCATCGAAGAAAACGTCGGCGACTTTCGCCTTATGGATCGCAAGGTGGTCGACGTCATTCGCACCTTGCCCGAGCATCAACTGTTCATGAAAGGCGTGCTGTCCTGGGCCGGGTTCAACACCGTGGTGGTGGAGTACGAGCGGGCCCGGCGCGTGGCGGGGAGCAGCAAATTCAATGGCTGGAAACTCTGGAACCTGGCGCTGGAAGGGGTAACGTCGTTCAGCACCGTGCCATTGCGGCTGTGGACGTACGTCGGCGGTTGCGTGTCCATCTTCGCGGTGCTGTACGCGGTGTACATGGTGTTGGACAAGATTTTCAACGGTAACAGCGTCCCCGGTTACCCCTCCCTGATGACGGCCATTCTGTTCCTGGGCGGCGTGCAGCTGATCGGCATTGGCATCCTCGGAGAGTACATCGGGCGAATTTACATCGAGGCCAAGCATCGGCCTCGCTATGTCATCAAGGACATCGTCAAAACCACGGGCAAGACGACCGAAAAGCCCTTCCTGACGAAGAGCCTTTGAACACACATGGCTCGGGTTTTTGATGGGAACCTGTGTCAGCCATGGCTCTATCGTGCGGGGCTGATCCTGCTGGTGATCCTGGCGCTGATCGTCCGTTTTCATGGGATTTCAGTGCCCGTCATCTGGTATGACGAAGCCTTCAGCGTGCTGCTGAGCGAGCGCTCGCCAGGGTTGATCTGGGCCACCACGGCCCGTGACGTTCACCCGCCGCTGTATTACCTGATCCTCCATTACTGGACACTCCTGTCCGGAAATACTGCGCTGGCCTTGCGCAGCCTGAGTGCCGTGGCGGATGTCGGCACGCTGGTGCTTTGTCTCAAGCTGATGAGCCTGTTGGCAACGCGCAGAGCGACCTGTTTTGCCGGGCTG
This genomic interval from Pseudomonas putida contains the following:
- a CDS encoding glycosyltransferase family 2 protein, which translates into the protein MRVSLIVPVYNEEQAIDLFYRAVRQELQLGDAEVEIVFINDGSTDGTAERAAALAQADDQVLLINFSRNFGKEPALFAGLEYATGDAVIPMDVDLQDPICVIPKLVEQWQKGADVVLAKRKDRHTDSYLKRHSASLFYHLLNRISYTRIEENVGDFRLMDRKVVDVIRTLPEHQLFMKGVLSWAGFNTVVVEYERARRVAGSSKFNGWKLWNLALEGVTSFSTVPLRLWTYVGGCVSIFAVLYAVYMVLDKIFNGNSVPGYPSLMTAILFLGGVQLIGIGILGEYIGRIYIEAKHRPRYVIKDIVKTTGKTTEKPFLTKSL